CTGAGGCCCAGGCTGCGCGCCGCCTCGCCCTGGCCGCGCGGGATGGCGAGGATGCCCGCGCGGATGACCTCGGCGTTGTAGGCGCCCACGTTCAGGGAAAGAGCGATCACGGCGGACCAGAACTCGTCGAGGCGGATGTTCAGCCCGACCGCTTGCAGGATGGGCGGCAGCGCGTTGTACACGAAGAGAATCTGCACGAGCAGGGGCGTGCCGCGAATCAGCCAGATGAAGAGCCCGGCGGGCGCGCGCACCAGCCACAGCGCACTCGTCCGCTGGATACCCGCCACGATGCCGATCACCAGCCCGATCAACCCGCTGACCACCGTCAGTTGCAGGGTCATCCGCGCCCCCTCCACGAACAGGTCGGCGCGGGGGCCGATGGGGTCGGGAACGGCGCGCAAGACCTGGGTGATCAGGAAGAAGAGGAGCAGGAAGGCGGCGACCGCGCCCACGAGCCACAGCAGCAGGTTCACGCCGCCGAGGGGTGGCCGGGGCGTGGTCTTCTGGGCCGTCATTCGTCGTCCCCGGCAGGCGGGGCGGAGTGGAATGTGGGTTGGATTGTCATTGACTGATCATTCCACAAATCGCGGCGTCCGGTGCCCGTCCCCGTGGGCCGTCCGGGGGTGGAAGTCCCGTCGTGCACGCAGAAAAATCCCGGCCGCCCGCGAGCGACCGGGAGGGCGGTGCGGCGTGGGCTCAGCGGCAGCGGATGTCCTGACCGAAGTACTGGCCGCTGACCCGCGCGTAGGTGCCGTTGTTCTGCACCTTGGTCAGGGCGGCGTTGAGTTCCTTGAGCAGGCTCACGTTGCCCTTGCGCACCGCCATGCCGATGCGCTCGTTGAACAGCAGGTCACCCTGCACGAGCTTGCCCTTTTGCGCCTTCACGAGGTCGAGCCCGGTGAACTTGTCGCCCACCCAGGCGTCGGTGCGGCCCGCGAGCAGCGCGGCCTGGGCGTCGGTGTCCTTGGGGAAGGTCTTCACGTCGCCCACGCCGGGGACCTTGCGCACGTTCTCCAGGTAGGTCGTGCCGACCTGCACGGCGACCGCCTTGCCCCGCAGGTCGGCGGCGGTCTTCGGGCCCCCCGGCTTGGCGACGATGGCGCCGCCCGTGCAGTAGTGCGGATTCGAGAAGTCCACCGCCCGCGCCCGCTCGGGCGTGATGCCGTGGGAAGCGATCACGAAGTCGTAGCGGTCCTGGTTGAGCCCGATCAGCAGGTTGTCGAAGGGCTGGGTCACCCACTGCACCTTCACGCCCAGCGTCTTGGCGAGCTCATCCGCGAGGTCCACCTCGAAGCCCGTCAGTTCCTTGCCCTTCAGGATGTTGAAGGGCGGGAAGGCGCCTTCCGTGGCGATCCGGACCGTACCGTTGCGCTTGATCTCGTCCCAGGTGCGCGCCTCGGCGGCGGTGGCGAGCAGGGTCAGGGCGGTCAGGGTCAGCAGGGCTCTTTTCATCATGCAGGTTCCTCCGGTGGTGGGCTGGGTGGGATGTTCCGGCACTCTAGCGCCTGGATAAAGGCTGGAGGAAGACCGCGCAGATGAGGAAGCTGACCCGCCTCGCACGAACGGGCGCCGCCTCCCGAGGGGGAAGGCGGCGCCGTGTGAGGCGGGGCGGGGTTCAGTCGTCGGCGGAGACGCTGCCGAGGTTGACGACCCGGCGCGAGGCGTCGCCGTCGTACTCGTAGCCCAGGCCCAGGGTGTCGGCCTGACCGCGCGTGCCGGTTGGGGTGCCGCGGTCGATGGCGGCCTCCGAGGCAGGGTCGAAGGCGTGCAGGCGGGTCTGGTCCACGAGCAGCTCGATGTCGTCGCCGGGCTGCAAGATGGCCTGGCCCTCGATCTTGGCCGTGAGGGTCTGCCCCGCCACGTCGATGATCAGGTCGGTCTGGGCGCCCAGCGGCTCGACGACCACGACCTTGCCGCGCAGCACGTTGGTGCCGTGCGGAATGTCGTTCTGGCCGTGCCCGACCACGCCGAGGTGCTCGGGACGGATGCCCATGAACACGTCCTTGCCCTCATAGGCCCGCAGGCTTTGCGCGAGGCGGCCCATCGGCGCGACGCGGCTGTCGCCGATCACGAACTCGCCCCCCTGCACCTTGCCCGTCAGGAAGTTCATGCTCGGGCTGCCGATAAAGCCCGCCACGAACTTGTTTTGCGGGAAATCGTAGAGGTTCATCGGCGTGTCCACCTGCATGATCAGGCCGTCACGCATCACCACGATGCGGTTGCCGAGCGTCATCGCCTCCACCTGGTCGTGCGTCACGTAGATGATCGTGGCGCCCAGGCGGCGGTGGAGTTGAGAAATCTGCGAGCGCATCTCCACGCGCAGCTTCGCGTCGAGGTTCGAGAGCGGCTCGTCCATCAGGAAGACCTTCGGCTCGCGCACGATGGCGCGGCCCATCGCCACG
This Deinococcus aestuarii DNA region includes the following protein-coding sequences:
- a CDS encoding ABC transporter ATP-binding protein; translation: MAEVVLEHINKRYGTKHHAVKDFNLHIADREFMVFVGPSGCGKSTTLRMIAGLEDISDGTLRIGDRIVNDVPPKDRDIAMVFQNYALYPHMNVYENMAFGLKLRKTPKDEIDKRVRDAAKILQIEHLLGRKPKELSGGQRQRVAMGRAIVREPKVFLMDEPLSNLDAKLRVEMRSQISQLHRRLGATIIYVTHDQVEAMTLGNRIVVMRDGLIMQVDTPMNLYDFPQNKFVAGFIGSPSMNFLTGKVQGGEFVIGDSRVAPMGRLAQSLRAYEGKDVFMGIRPEHLGVVGHGQNDIPHGTNVLRGKVVVVEPLGAQTDLIIDVAGQTLTAKIEGQAILQPGDDIELLVDQTRLHAFDPASEAAIDRGTPTGTRGQADTLGLGYEYDGDASRRVVNLGSVSADD
- a CDS encoding amino acid ABC transporter permease, which produces MTAQKTTPRPPLGGVNLLLWLVGAVAAFLLLFFLITQVLRAVPDPIGPRADLFVEGARMTLQLTVVSGLIGLVIGIVAGIQRTSALWLVRAPAGLFIWLIRGTPLLVQILFVYNALPPILQAVGLNIRLDEFWSAVIALSLNVGAYNAEVIRAGILAIPRGQGEAARSLGLSGGQTMSTVVLPQALRIVVPPLVNNLVALLKDSSLASTIALLELTLAGDRVSSETFQPVPVLATVAAVYLALTTVMTLFTDQLEKRVKIATR
- a CDS encoding ABC transporter substrate-binding protein, which translates into the protein MKRALLTLTALTLLATAAEARTWDEIKRNGTVRIATEGAFPPFNILKGKELTGFEVDLADELAKTLGVKVQWVTQPFDNLLIGLNQDRYDFVIASHGITPERARAVDFSNPHYCTGGAIVAKPGGPKTAADLRGKAVAVQVGTTYLENVRKVPGVGDVKTFPKDTDAQAALLAGRTDAWVGDKFTGLDLVKAQKGKLVQGDLLFNERIGMAVRKGNVSLLKELNAALTKVQNNGTYARVSGQYFGQDIRCR